Proteins from a genomic interval of uncultured Desulfuromusa sp.:
- a CDS encoding efflux RND transporter periplasmic adaptor subunit, which translates to MRNKLFLPLLMLPLAFVLVSGACWLIASLNRHHMHNFKFTLSAFAAEKKIKYWAAPMDPTYIRNEPGKSPMGMDLIPVYEDDAQSGSTISIDPVTIQNMGVRTKRVIRGDIAQRVRTVGLIDYEESKQYSVNARISGWVEKLYINKTGQQVKKGDPLLAIYSPDLVAAQQELILAKNNAAALTDSHFAEISTGAQRLLEASRQRLKLWNISDKQITQIETSGKIQQRMTLYSPYTGIISLKKVHEGVYIKSGMMLFEISDLSRIWVYADIYESDLPFVKEGQQAQVFLPYAGEKPRPATVSYLYPYVETKTRTVKARLELVNADQSLRPDMYVNVEIQTQPQHSVLQIPAEAVLHSGNLKRVFVALGEGKFSPRVVKTGIRGDNDMIEIKSGVALGDQVVVSAQFMFDSESRLREAINKMLEPENETPVKSDSIEDLFAEPMTQQQIDDLF; encoded by the coding sequence ATGCGTAATAAGCTTTTCCTCCCTCTCTTGATGCTGCCATTGGCCTTTGTGCTGGTGTCCGGGGCCTGCTGGCTGATCGCATCTCTGAACAGGCACCATATGCACAACTTTAAGTTCACCCTCAGCGCATTTGCTGCAGAAAAAAAAATCAAGTATTGGGCGGCCCCCATGGATCCGACCTATATCCGCAACGAGCCGGGCAAGTCACCCATGGGGATGGATTTGATCCCGGTTTACGAAGATGACGCCCAGAGTGGCTCTACTATCAGTATTGATCCGGTAACGATCCAAAATATGGGAGTGCGTACGAAGCGAGTCATCAGGGGAGATATTGCGCAGCGGGTCAGAACTGTCGGTCTGATCGACTATGAGGAGTCGAAACAGTATTCAGTCAATGCCAGGATTTCAGGCTGGGTGGAGAAGCTTTACATCAACAAAACAGGTCAGCAGGTAAAAAAAGGAGATCCACTGCTTGCTATCTACAGTCCTGATCTTGTTGCGGCCCAGCAGGAGCTGATTCTGGCAAAGAACAACGCTGCTGCGCTCACAGACAGTCACTTTGCAGAAATTTCCACTGGGGCGCAACGGCTTCTTGAAGCTTCGCGTCAGCGTTTGAAACTCTGGAACATCTCCGATAAGCAGATTACTCAGATTGAAACAAGCGGAAAAATACAACAACGGATGACCCTCTACTCTCCCTATACGGGAATCATTTCGCTTAAAAAGGTCCATGAAGGGGTGTATATCAAATCCGGAATGATGCTGTTTGAAATCTCCGATCTTTCACGAATCTGGGTCTACGCTGACATCTATGAGAGTGATCTGCCTTTCGTCAAAGAGGGACAGCAGGCCCAAGTTTTCCTTCCTTATGCTGGGGAGAAACCGCGCCCGGCCACAGTCAGTTATCTTTATCCTTACGTTGAAACCAAAACCCGCACGGTCAAAGCGCGTCTGGAGTTGGTTAATGCAGATCAGAGCTTACGGCCGGATATGTATGTCAATGTCGAGATTCAAACCCAGCCGCAACACAGCGTGTTGCAGATTCCCGCTGAAGCGGTGTTGCATTCGGGAAACCTGAAGCGCGTCTTTGTTGCCCTCGGCGAAGGAAAATTTTCCCCACGCGTGGTCAAAACCGGAATCCGGGGAGACAACGATATGATCGAAATCAAATCAGGAGTAGCTCTCGGCGATCAGGTTGTTGTTTCAGCCCAGTTTATGTTTGATTCCGAAAGCCGCCTGCGCGAAGCCATCAATAAAATGCTGGAGCCGGAAAACGAAACGCCGGTCAAGAGTGACAGCATTGAAGATTTATTCGCTGAACCCATGACCCAGCAGCAAATTGACGATCTTTTCTAA